One stretch of Natronolimnobius baerhuensis DNA includes these proteins:
- the hjc gene encoding Holliday junction resolvase Hjc has translation MSQAKGDRRERELVNALDEAGFAVMRAPASGSATERELPDVLAGDGEHFYAIEAKSSSGDPIYLTGEEVEALIYFAQNFGAKPRIGIRFDREDWYFFHPGDLYVTDGGNYRVKKETAIAEGIDFDEFVGTSQKVTLDELGENDDDGPDEDILRVLNAVEQGIMDVEEAATMLE, from the coding sequence ATGTCTCAGGCGAAGGGTGATCGCCGCGAACGCGAACTCGTCAACGCACTTGACGAGGCCGGCTTTGCGGTGATGCGCGCCCCCGCGAGCGGGTCGGCCACGGAACGGGAACTTCCCGACGTGCTGGCTGGCGACGGCGAACACTTCTATGCAATCGAAGCAAAATCGAGTTCGGGCGACCCCATCTATCTGACTGGCGAGGAGGTCGAAGCCCTCATCTACTTCGCACAGAACTTCGGCGCGAAACCGCGGATCGGCATCCGATTCGACCGTGAGGACTGGTACTTCTTCCATCCTGGCGACCTCTACGTCACCGACGGCGGGAACTATCGCGTGAAAAAAGAGACCGCCATTGCGGAGGGAATCGACTTCGACGAGTTCGTCGGCACGAGCCAGAAAGTGACCTTAGACGAACTCGGCGAGAATGACGATGACGGCCCCGATGAGGACATTTTGCGGGTTCTCAATGCCGTCGAGCAGGGCATCATGGACGTCGAAGAAGCCGCGACAATGCTCGAGTAA
- a CDS encoding CPBP family intramembrane glutamic endopeptidase — translation METPSRSADIERNGAPIRSMLVALGLTVFGLVVVPQVTTIPAFLADPALLEAGQTGEYGEVSLWGRTLMLALNFVGMALAGIAYLLWTDRGLSWIDLRVPTMRDWKYILAGSVGSIVFLLVISNLYAVLGVPAEESQIIEIIADDQTMVLLMIAIVLFFNAPAEEFLFRNIIQKRLYEAFSPMQAVLIASVIFAIVHFPMYMLSGSMVATAASLVIMFGGSVIFGYVYVKADNLLVPTAAHAALNAFQFVILYISMVYGLDEEMATSLLADILAVVPL, via the coding sequence ATGGAAACACCCTCCCGTTCGGCCGACATCGAGCGCAACGGTGCGCCAATCCGGTCGATGCTGGTTGCACTCGGACTGACGGTTTTCGGCCTCGTCGTCGTGCCACAGGTAACGACGATTCCGGCATTTTTGGCCGATCCAGCACTGCTCGAGGCCGGCCAGACCGGAGAGTATGGCGAGGTGTCGCTCTGGGGTCGAACGCTCATGCTGGCGCTGAACTTCGTCGGGATGGCCCTGGCTGGCATCGCCTATCTGCTATGGACTGATCGCGGGCTGTCGTGGATCGACCTGCGCGTTCCGACGATGCGAGACTGGAAGTACATTCTCGCGGGCAGCGTCGGGAGCATCGTCTTCCTGCTCGTCATTAGCAATCTCTATGCCGTCCTCGGCGTTCCCGCCGAGGAGAGCCAGATCATCGAGATTATCGCCGACGACCAGACGATGGTGTTGCTCATGATCGCCATCGTCCTTTTCTTTAACGCGCCGGCAGAGGAGTTCCTCTTTCGGAACATCATCCAGAAACGTCTCTATGAGGCGTTCTCCCCGATGCAGGCGGTGCTGATCGCGAGCGTCATCTTCGCGATTGTCCACTTCCCGATGTACATGCTTTCCGGCTCGATGGTTGCGACTGCTGCCTCGCTCGTCATCATGTTCGGCGGCTCCGTCATCTTCGGCTACGTCTACGTCAAAGCCGACAACCTGTTGGTGCCGACCGCCGCCCACGCCGCGCTCAACGCCTTCCAGTTCGTCATCCTCTACATCTCGATGGTCTACGGCTTAGACGAAGAGATGGCGACGTCACTACTCGCAGATATCCTTGCGGTCGTCCCGCTGTAG
- a CDS encoding glycoside hydrolase family 5 protein has product MGRKREHNESGRVEPTEMQSLRPTRRSFVKAAGIGAGGLALGGLPGTVAAAEEPLPRLETEGKWIVTEDGEQVRLRGFATASLDFMDYDFFPKTQTEVLERGTDGEKWHPNVVRLPITEDAVHEQGMDYVIDDLLRPAVDLLAERGMYAMIDLHLIRPYIDTQAQAEGMVEDGWADSLDELGFNPWVETDDLLEEFWSAVAPAFANDTNVLYELYNEPTLPVTWSEYGEYGSGVTSQEDEWLLWRDEAQPWVDTIREHAPETPIIIGSPDWTSRTAYAPEYPFEGENLIYASHIYPDNGVPEEFDDEYGAPAEEVPVVCTEFGWDPDEEFEETVEYGTTSEWGDPFREWVDSYENMGWVAWCFDDSWAPTFFDSPDEGTGEPWELKDDYEQMGWYIREWLEEEADDGNGESITVGEYETTDTTSDGLHNDFTGDGQTSHDDVTAFFENFEADGVQDNPEAFDFAENDDLGFADVVELLRQV; this is encoded by the coding sequence ATGGGAAGAAAGCGCGAACACAACGAATCGGGCCGCGTCGAGCCAACCGAGATGCAATCGCTTCGACCGACGCGACGCTCGTTCGTCAAAGCAGCCGGAATCGGCGCTGGTGGCCTCGCACTCGGCGGCTTGCCGGGAACTGTCGCCGCAGCCGAGGAGCCGTTGCCCCGCCTCGAGACCGAGGGTAAGTGGATCGTCACCGAAGACGGCGAGCAGGTGCGACTGCGTGGATTCGCCACGGCCTCGCTCGATTTCATGGACTACGATTTCTTCCCCAAGACCCAGACCGAGGTCCTAGAGCGCGGGACTGATGGCGAAAAGTGGCACCCAAACGTGGTCCGCCTCCCGATCACCGAAGACGCGGTCCACGAGCAGGGAATGGACTACGTCATCGACGACTTGCTCCGGCCCGCAGTGGATCTGCTGGCCGAACGGGGCATGTACGCGATGATCGACCTGCACCTGATCCGACCGTACATCGACACGCAGGCACAGGCCGAAGGCATGGTCGAGGATGGCTGGGCGGACAGCCTCGATGAGTTGGGGTTCAACCCCTGGGTCGAGACTGACGACCTCCTCGAGGAGTTCTGGAGCGCCGTTGCACCGGCGTTTGCCAACGATACGAACGTCCTCTACGAACTGTACAACGAACCGACGCTGCCGGTGACGTGGTCGGAATACGGCGAGTACGGCTCCGGCGTGACGAGTCAGGAAGACGAGTGGCTGCTCTGGCGCGACGAAGCCCAGCCGTGGGTGGATACGATCCGCGAGCACGCCCCAGAGACGCCGATCATCATCGGCTCGCCCGATTGGACCTCCCGCACCGCGTACGCGCCGGAGTACCCATTCGAGGGCGAGAACCTCATCTACGCCAGTCACATCTACCCCGACAATGGCGTTCCCGAGGAGTTCGACGACGAGTACGGCGCACCCGCCGAGGAGGTGCCCGTCGTCTGTACCGAGTTCGGCTGGGATCCCGACGAGGAGTTCGAAGAAACCGTCGAGTACGGGACAACGAGCGAATGGGGCGATCCGTTCCGCGAGTGGGTTGACTCCTACGAGAACATGGGCTGGGTCGCGTGGTGTTTCGACGACTCGTGGGCACCCACCTTCTTTGACTCGCCCGACGAGGGGACCGGCGAACCGTGGGAACTGAAAGACGACTACGAACAGATGGGGTGGTACATCCGTGAGTGGCTCGAGGAGGAAGCTGACGACGGAAACGGCGAGTCGATTACTGTCGGCGAGTACGAAACGACAGACACCACGAGCGACGGCTTACACAACGATTTCACTGGGGACGGCCAGACCAGCCACGACGACGTCACGGCCTTCTTCGAAAACTTCGAAGCCGATGGCGTCCAAGACAATCCGGAGGCGTTCGACTTCGCCGAGAACGACGACCTCGGCTTTGCGGATGTCGTCGAACTGCTCCGGCAGGTGTAG
- a CDS encoding twin-arginine translocation signal domain-containing protein, translating to MVNRRNVLKGGLAAVTAGAVGMSVTGTSGAQSGNDGVLVNDFESDGYPGANAVNEWANHAAFDDAALADGALRLEYDDGGFFGSVLLTDVSAYERLELVVRGDDGGEEDDIDLRVGDVRAQLSELTDDSISTEFDTVNIDLEDAGVSRSAVRQLRFGFWHGASGAIELEEIAFVGDGDGNGGEEPPQVVTEEMTLLEYYEDYEYGGYGDAVEIDEYFPGDLGDGHGDHDQVNWSDEEKADHFNVDLDAIRDGARDGSVTFGEMGDAVIDHVNQLEAEGFPRQAIVQLLPRLIFLPEETEELTLHNGPPNYWDEIYGPQEATNDPDTLIQDPWPPDARSYDPDEVAIRDRAHDQPQHEDQEGWTTADRLPDDRYYDDDNPIHLLGDGIHPATEEPLGGDGFTANAPMDCRATVHEESNAWWYQILEFENLSPVPYHLNAAVIMWIGPSGANGDLRTGHYNNEQRPQPGWGHPQRDVIEVMYDEEQQLSAYAVRIAFHDEPYNMRTAYPNQRWSLEIGMSANDHFDDEASREELVQTMVESCHVEVETDMDRNDDLLDALDLRNRMTN from the coding sequence ATGGTTAACCGACGAAACGTACTCAAAGGTGGACTTGCCGCCGTCACTGCCGGCGCAGTCGGCATGAGTGTGACTGGTACCAGTGGCGCACAGTCAGGCAACGATGGCGTGCTCGTCAACGACTTCGAGTCCGACGGCTATCCCGGCGCAAATGCCGTCAATGAATGGGCAAATCACGCTGCATTCGACGACGCGGCACTCGCAGACGGCGCGCTCCGCCTCGAGTACGACGACGGCGGCTTCTTCGGCAGCGTTCTCCTGACGGACGTCTCGGCGTATGAACGCCTCGAGTTGGTCGTCCGCGGAGACGACGGCGGCGAAGAAGACGACATCGACCTGCGCGTCGGCGACGTGCGCGCGCAACTATCGGAACTGACCGACGATTCGATCAGCACCGAGTTCGACACCGTCAACATCGACCTCGAGGATGCAGGCGTTTCCCGCTCGGCCGTCAGGCAGCTTCGATTCGGCTTCTGGCACGGCGCAAGCGGCGCAATCGAACTCGAGGAAATCGCGTTCGTCGGCGACGGTGACGGCAACGGCGGCGAGGAGCCACCGCAGGTCGTCACCGAGGAGATGACGCTGCTCGAGTACTACGAGGACTACGAGTACGGCGGCTACGGCGACGCCGTCGAGATAGACGAGTACTTCCCGGGCGACCTCGGCGACGGCCACGGCGACCACGACCAGGTTAACTGGTCGGACGAAGAGAAGGCCGATCACTTCAACGTCGACCTCGACGCCATCCGTGACGGTGCCCGCGACGGTTCGGTCACGTTCGGCGAGATGGGTGACGCCGTGATTGACCACGTCAACCAACTCGAGGCGGAAGGATTCCCGCGCCAGGCCATCGTCCAGTTGCTGCCGCGGCTGATCTTCCTGCCCGAAGAAACTGAAGAGCTGACGCTGCACAATGGGCCGCCGAACTACTGGGACGAAATCTACGGGCCGCAAGAGGCGACGAACGATCCCGACACGCTCATTCAGGATCCGTGGCCGCCGGATGCGCGGTCGTACGATCCGGATGAGGTGGCGATCCGTGATCGCGCCCACGACCAGCCCCAGCACGAGGATCAGGAAGGCTGGACCACGGCCGACCGACTGCCGGATGATCGGTACTACGACGACGACAACCCGATTCACCTCCTCGGCGATGGTATCCATCCGGCAACGGAGGAACCACTCGGTGGCGACGGCTTCACCGCGAACGCGCCGATGGACTGTCGTGCGACCGTCCACGAGGAGAGCAACGCCTGGTGGTACCAGATCCTCGAGTTCGAGAATCTGAGCCCGGTTCCGTACCACCTCAATGCCGCGGTCATCATGTGGATCGGCCCCTCGGGCGCAAACGGCGACCTCCGGACGGGCCACTACAACAACGAACAGCGCCCACAGCCGGGCTGGGGCCACCCTCAGCGCGACGTGATCGAGGTCATGTACGACGAAGAGCAACAGCTCTCGGCCTACGCGGTCCGCATCGCGTTCCACGACGAGCCGTACAACATGCGAACGGCCTACCCGAACCAGCGTTGGTCACTCGAGATCGGCATGAGCGCGAACGACCACTTCGATGACGAGGCCTCTCGCGAAGAACTCGTCCAGACGATGGTCGAGTCCTGTCACGTCGAGGTCGAGACGGATATGGACCGCAACGACGACCTGCTCGATGCGTTGGACCTGCGTAACCGGATGACGAACTGA